A DNA window from Drosophila sechellia strain sech25 chromosome X, ASM438219v1, whole genome shotgun sequence contains the following coding sequences:
- the LOC6617567 gene encoding uncharacterized protein LOC6617567 isoform X1, whose amino-acid sequence MEEEPVANENGCLIIVSDTIGQKTNGVDDDKAPNPFSRSTYPESGDGGILQRYMAERRLIALVRHQPLLYDTRHPKFHDVAQRERKWKKIAHRLATNMDNCMAAWSELRYKYQRHVHRLRAFHRSAIQSDQAALRPWRPCMQYEEEMRFLYPHVSRYPLIVDKAQPTEIIETEQVVERETLPDVELVEVPPVDIIDVDLEEDPTYNYRCSKLQRRLIEAVNAYPLLYDTTYTGYQNTRHRGLIWSAISNEVHDKATKLMKCWLKLQTRYEWELIHRPRHIGTSELCRLMDFMEPHIQRMRGTVCKASKYLQNGWHEPIEHFHSVVALINTMRNMPELVQLTEDSLYKKVKPPRYDEFWQKVGMEVMSGHERCEVTWLLLRAFYHELQAMRLSGYQLQDKWFFEGSISQALTHVASHSTARPALKRTANGAITLAGEPPAKTQALARMPLAIVYPPTTKGSSTSISNSASTATSIGPTFPNVRRSSGPAINNTSAAATNNVSSSVSTDQVHPTFVIPKITSATSVSSANKIPLKLSPNVRISSKAAGAMGTGVSPIVTTNQMAGLNAKPPEVRPQIPQIPGLQVKLHTKTQMPGIPQMAPVVPRTVIRTTTPTNPAQTQDRVYGGPVSPLGELLSGTLRPQNPSSIRSPAPQHTLPNFVPITTPSNITAKSNLPTPTAAPMVQIHQPGLKCAWDGKSNSVPFSKPMGSLSTTSSPAAAPIAPTGEPARAKTIPTKSKLPATTLGNPKKYQPIVPAAVPTATRMAKPAAEPATELLVPTPPTATGQTTRDIRKTALFPTSATQAASDKYATIRGTLASQAKSVGAALETVDMDNISAPVATPAKLPTVPKATTASQPAKEATAAGSASLGSQPENLPLGDITVCLHENATTGNVLQIWCCNQATRYNLNMVRTATLIREVMAVPQLHNDNPQLAAKCVEFWQAIAKKFHMPEEALRACWTFLASNMSVFPMIAPMSELMRPFKASVKVWEKSNRLFGKFDEIALKYQWLKHKDVLPAVIRFFANHEHLYCDLRKPRPGEYAQAPPQLTNLEKQEVWREARLKFPNLNHRDIWSMFKFAFRTYLDDLERGIENPWPHNWWQALEQLRFLVNVRYHPLEPYYYIVHNKMSEEVKRCSMYEALTSSDPTDKTKSAPTSLLTGLTKEPMPWETEEAKRLLTGKLNSVRSVATLTQITPAPAPASAPDAQPIPVPDGVSVPKETSESKPASNATVKSHKDKNISTARKRWTPARNVTCHNLSPIEAFELCKKLRSQPNTYEQASTLDKRTAWVRVSKELNATVTDCRLGLQYALREMRNLKIADPNNQCTMGHKYLHHMSEIYKQVKPNAQLTIRTPQQLNQLNKSLAKNTQEVKPQEFLPEINFSTCSPDLVVKNWTYAVGNLSTASQDALLGKMTELFSKYAKKAKEHVQVEEPTSPRFGDHHLSLIKCQQI is encoded by the exons ATGGAGGAGGAGCCAGTTGCCAACGAAAATGGTTGCCTGATCATTGTTT CTGACACAATTGGTCAAAAGACGAATGGCGTGGATGACGATAAGGCCCCAAATCCGTTCAGCAGAAGCACTTATCCGGAATCTGGGGATGGCGGCATCCTGCAAAGATATATGGCTGAGAGGCGGCTCATCGCTTTGGTACGCCACCAGCCGCTATTGTATGACACCCGGCATCCGAAATTCCATGACGTCGCTCAAAGGGagagaaaatggaaaaaaatcgCCCACCGCCTGGCAACTAATATGGACAACTGCATGGCAGCCTGGTCAGAGCTGCGCTATAAATATCAGCGCCATGTTCATCGTCTAAGGGCCTTTCATCGCAGTGCCATCCAAAGCGATCAGGCGGCCCTGCGTCCTTGGCGTCCTTGCATGCAATACGAGGAGGAGATGCGCTTCCTGTATCCCCATGTGTCCAGATACCCACTGATTGTCGACAAGGCCCAGCCGACAGAGATTATTGAAACAGAGCAGGTGGTTGAGCGTGAAACCCTGCCCGATGTGGAGTTGGTGGAGGTTCCGCCAGTTGACATCATAGATGTTGATCTCGAGGAGGACCCCACCTATAACTACCGTTGCAGCAAGTTACAGCGTCGCCTCATAGAGGCAGTCAATGCCTATCCCCTTCTGTACGATACCACGTATACGGGCTATCAGAACACACGACATCGCGGCCTAATCTGGAGTGCCATTTCCAACGAAGTCCATGACAAAGCCACCAAGCTGATGAAGTGCTGGCTAAAGCTGCAGACTCGCTACGAATGGGAGTTAATCCATCGCCCACGTCATATCGGCACTTCGGAGCTGTGCCGGTTGATGGACTTTATGGAACCGCACATACAGCGCATGCGCGGCACCGTATGCAAGGCTTCCAAGTACCTGCAAAACGGTTGGCACGAGCCCATCGAGCACTTCCACAGCGTGGTGGCGCTGATCAACACGATGCGCAACATGCCAGAACTAGTTCAGCTGACGGAGGACTCACTGTACAAAAAGGTGAAACCCCCGCGCTACGACGAGTTCTGGCAGAAGGTCGGCATGGAAGTGATGAGCGGTCACGAGCGCTGCGAGGTCAcctggctgctgctgcgcgcCTTTTACCACGAATTACAGGCCATGCGCTTATCTGGCTATCAGCTGCAAGACAAGTGGTTCTTTGAGGGCTCCATAAGTCAAGCCCTAACGCACGTTGCCTCTCATTCCACGGCCCGTCCCGCACTAAAGCGCACTGCCAACGGCGCCATAACATTGGCGGGGGAACCTCCGGCCAAAACACAGGCGCTGGCACGTATGCCATTGGCTATTGTCTATCCGCCCACCACAAAAGGCAGCAGCACAAGCATTTCTAACAGTGCAAGCACTGCCACAAGCATTGGCCCCACCTTCCCCAATGTCAGGAGGTCCTCTGGGCCAGCCATTAACAACACATCCGCCGCCGCAACCAACAACGTCAGTTCGAGTGTATCGACCGATCAAGTTCATCCCACGTTTGTGATTCCCAAGATCACGTCCGCCACCAGTGTGAGCTCGGCAAATAAGATACCCCTAAAGCTTTCGCCCAACGTACGAATTTCGTCCAAGGCGGCGGGAGCTATGGGAACGGGCGTGTCCCCCATTGTCACCACCAATCAGATGGCGGGCTTAAACGCAAAGCCGCCTGAAGTGCGTCCACAGATCCCACAGATTCCTGGCTTACAGGTTAAGCTCCATACGAAGACTCAAATGCCCGGTATCCCTCAAATGGCACCAGTAGTCCCCCGCACTGTAATTCGAACGACGACTCCAACCAATCCAGCTCAAACTCAAGACAGGGTATACGGAGGGCCAGTATCGCCACTGGGAGAACTGCTCAGCGGAACGCTTAGGCCACAAAATCCATCGTCAATACGTTCACCAGCTCCGCAACATACACTGCCCAATTTTGTACCCATAACAACACCATCGAATATTACTGCTAAAAGCAATCTGCCAACACCCACTGCAGCTCCTATGGTACAAATACACCAGCCGGGATTGAAATGCGCTTGGGATGGCAAGAGCAATAGCGTTCCGTTTAGCAAGCCAATGGGATCACTGTCAACCACATCTTCGCCTGCAGCTGCTCCTATTGCACCAACTGGGGAACCAGCGAGAGCAAAAACAATACCAACAAAGTCCAAATTGCCAGCAACAACACTAGGAAACCCCAAAAAATATCAACCAATCGTACCGGCAGCAGTACCTACAGCAACCAGGATGGCTAAACCTGCAGCAGAACCAGCAACTGAGCTACTTGTACCTACGCCACCAACCGCCACTGGACAAACAACTCGAGACATACGTAAAACAGCATTATTTCCTACATCTGCAACACAAGCTGCATCTGACAAATATGCCACAATACGGGGCACATTAGCAAGCCAGGCTAAATCTGTGGGAGCAGCACTAGAAACAGTGGACATGGATAACATATCAGCACCAGTGGCGACACCAGCCAAATTGCCGACTGTACCCAAGGCAACAACAGCATCACAGCCAGCTAAGGAAGCAACTGCAGCCGGATCCGCATCTCTTGGCAGTCAGCCGGAGAACTTGCCGCTCGGCGACATAACCGTGTGTCTGCACGAGAATGCCACCACTGGGAATGTATTGCAAATTTGGTGCTGCAACCAGGCTACTCGGTATAATCTTAATATGGTTAGGACGGCGACGCTGATCCGCGAGGTGATGGCTGTGCCGCAGCTGCACAACGATAATCCACAGTTGGCGGCCAAGTGTGTTGAGTTCTGGCAGGCTATCGCCAAGAAGTTTCACATGCCAG AGGAAGCTTTGCGCGCATGCTGGACATTTTTGGCGAGCAACATGAGTGTGTTCCCCATGATTGCGCCGATGTCGGAACTGATGCGCCCGTTTAAGGCCAGCGTAAAAGTGTGGGAAAAATCGAATCGCTTGTTTGGCAAATTTGACGAGATAGCGCTAAAGTACCAGTGGTTGAAGCACAAGGACGTGTTGCCGGCAGTAATACGCTTCTTCGCGAATCACGAGCATCTCTACTGCGATTTGCGCAAGCCGCGACCTGGCGAATATGCTCAAGCTCCGCCCCAGTTAACGAATCTGGAGAAGCAGGAGGTGTGGCGGGAGGCCCGCCTTAAATTCCCAAATC TCAATCATCGGGATATTTGGTCAATGTTTAAGTTCGCCTTCCGCACATACCTGGATGATCTAGAGCGCGGCATCGAAAATCCCTGGCCACATAACTGGTGGCAGGCACTGGAGCAACTCAGGTTTCTGGTCAATGTGCGCTACCATCCGCTCGAGCCCTACTACTATATAGTTCACAACAAGATGTCTGAGGAGGTGAAGCGCTGCAGCATGTACGAGGCTCTAACGTCCTCCGATCCTACCGATAAGACCAAATCCGCACCGACCAGCCTTTTAACGGGCCTTACCAAAGAACCCATGCCATGGGAGACGGAGGAGGCCAAGCGCCTGCTTACCGGCAAGTTGAATAGCGTGAGAAGTGTTGCTACGCTCACTCAAATTACTCCAGCTCCGGCTCCGGCTTCGGCACCCGATGCCCAACCTATTCCTGTACCTGATGGCGTTTCCGTGCCCAAAGAAACAAGCGAAAGCAAGCCAGCGTCAAACGCCACCGTCAAGTCTCATAAAGACAAGAATATCTCGACCGCCCGAAAGCGGTGGACCCCAGCGAGAAATGTCACCTGTCACAATCTATCCCCCATTGAGGCGTTTGAGTTGTGTAAGAAACTACGTAGCCAACCAAATACCTACGAGCAGGCGAGCACTCTGGACAAGCGAACCGCCTGGGTTCGCGTATCAAAGGAGTTGAATGCCACAG TGACCGACTGCCGCCTTGGTCTGCAGTACGCTCTGCGCGAGATGCGCAATCTGAAGATCGCCGATCCAAACAATCAATGTACAATGGGCCACAAGTACTTGCACCACATGTCGGAGATCTATAAGCAGGTGAAGCCGAACGCCCAGCTGACAATCCGCACGCCACAGCAGCTCAACCAGTTAAACAAATCGCTTGCGAAGAACACTCAGGAAGTTAAACCGCAGGAGTTCCTGCCTGAGATCAATTTTTCCACCTGCAGTCCGGATCTCGTGGTGAAGAACTGGACCTACGCCGTCGGTAACTTGTCGACGGCCAGTCAGGATGCACTGCTTGGCAAGATGACGGAGCTGTTCTCTAAATACGCCAAGAAG GCAAAGGAGCACGTACAAGTCGAGGAACCCACCTCCCCGCGGTTCGGTGACCACCACCTGTCGTTAATTAAATGTCAACAGATTTGA
- the LOC116802216 gene encoding GTP-binding protein YPTM2-like, producing MSNFQYMFKVLIVGDTGVGKSSLMMRFTENKFLENYMCTVGMDIRASYVELLEGKMMLEVWDTTGDERLKSAMPSFYHGAHGVLLVYDITSSKSFENIGGWLKEIMRMCPDRPNILLVGNKCDDLVHRQVDPEKAFQYARRRGFHSDEASAKSGNNVYNLFRKLTFDLHDRYVNHGWFEDIRELPEEPINPADTDRQGGNDPNTCC from the coding sequence ATGAGCAACTTCCAGTACATGTTTAAGGTTCTCATCGTGGGTGACACCGGCGTGGGCAAATCCTCCCTGATGATGCGTTTCACGGAGAACAAATTCCTCGAGAACTACATGTGCACGGTGGGCATGGATATCAGGGCGAGCTACGTGGAGCTGCTCGAGGGTAAGATGATGCTGGAGGTCTGGGACACCACCGGCGACGAGCGCTTGAAGTCGGCGATGCCGTCCTTTTATCATGGTGCCCATGGCGTACTGCTCGTTTACGACATAACGTCGTCCAAAAGTTTCGAAAACATCGGCGGCTGGCTGAAGGAGATAATGCGCATGTGTCCGGATAGGCCGAACATCCTGCTGGTGGGCAACAAGTGTGATGATCTGGTCCATCGCCAGGTGGACCCTGAGAAGGCCTTCCAATATGCCCGTCGTCGGGGATTCCACTCTGATGAGGCTTCCGCCAAGAGTGGCAATAATGTATATAACTTATTCCGTAAGTTGACATTTGACTTGCACGATCGGTATGTGAATCACGGATGGTTCGAGGACATTAGAGAGCTACCGGAGGAACCAATTAATCCAGCTGACACAGATCGCCAGGGGGGCAATGACCCCAATACCTGCTGTTAA
- the LOC6617567 gene encoding uncharacterized protein LOC6617567 isoform X2 encodes MEEEPVANENGCLIIVSDTIGQKTNGVDDDKAPNPFSRSTYPESGDGGILQRYMAERRLIALVRHQPLLYDTRHPKFHDVAQRERKWKKIAHRLATNMDNCMAAWSELRYKYQRHVHRLRAFHRSAIQSDQAALRPWRPCMQYEEEMRFLYPHVSRYPLIVDKAQPTEIIETEQVVERETLPDVELVEVPPVDIIDVDLEEDPTYNYRCSKLQRRLIEAVNAYPLLYDTTYTGYQNTRHRGLIWSAISNEVHDKATKLMKCWLKLQTRYEWELIHRPRHIGTSELCRLMDFMEPHIQRMRGTVCKASKYLQNGWHEPIEHFHSVVALINTMRNMPELVQLTEDSLYKKVKPPRYDEFWQKVGMEVMSGHERCEVTWLLLRAFYHELQAMRLSGYQLQDKWFFEGSISQALTHVASHSTARPALKRTANGAITLAGEPPAKTQALARMPLAIVYPPTTKGSSTSISNSASTATSIGPTFPNVRRSSGPAINNTSAAATNNVSSSVSTDQVHPTFVIPKITSATSVSSANKIPLKLSPNVRISSKAAGAMGTGVSPIVTTNQMAGLNAKPPEVRPQIPQIPGLQVKLHTKTQMPGIPQMAPVVPRTVIRTTTPTNPAQTQDRVYGGPVSPLGELLSGTLRPQNPSSIRSPAPQHTLPNFVPITTPSNITAKSNLPTPTAAPMVQIHQPGLKCAWDGKSNSVPFSKPMGSLSTTSSPAAAPIAPTGEPARAKTIPTKSKLPATTLGNPKKYQPIVPAAVPTATRMAKPAAEPATELLVPTPPTATGQTTRDIRKTALFPTSATQAASDKYATIRGTLASQAKSVGAALETVDMDNISAPVATPAKLPTVPKATTASQPAKEATAAGSASLGSQPENLPLGDITVCLHENATTGNVLQIWCCNQATRYNLNMVRTATLIREVMAVPQLHNDNPQLAAKCVEFWQAIAKKFHMPEEALRACWTFLASNMSVFPMIAPMSELMRPFKASVKVWEKSNRLFGKFDEIALKYQWLKHKDVLPAVIRFFANHEHLYCDLRKPRPGEYAQAPPQLTNLEKQEVWREARLKFPNLNHRDIWSMFKFAFRTYLDDLERGIENPWPHNWWQALEQLRFLVNVRYHPLEPYYYIVHNKMSEEVKRCSMYEALTSSDPTDKTKSAPTSLLTGLTKEPMPWETEEAKRLLTGKLNSVRSVATLTQITPAPAPASAPDAQPIPVPDGVSVPKETSESKPASNATVKSHKDKNISTARKRWTPARNVTCHNLSPIEAFELCKKLRSQPNTYEQASTLDKRTAWVRVSKELNATVTDCRLGLQYALREMRNLKIADPNNQCTMGHKYLHHMSEIYKQVKPNAQLTIRTPQQLNQLNKSLAKNTQEVKPQEFLPEINFSTCSPDLVVKNWTYAVGNLSTASQDALLGKMTELFSKYAKKVNPPPP; translated from the exons ATGGAGGAGGAGCCAGTTGCCAACGAAAATGGTTGCCTGATCATTGTTT CTGACACAATTGGTCAAAAGACGAATGGCGTGGATGACGATAAGGCCCCAAATCCGTTCAGCAGAAGCACTTATCCGGAATCTGGGGATGGCGGCATCCTGCAAAGATATATGGCTGAGAGGCGGCTCATCGCTTTGGTACGCCACCAGCCGCTATTGTATGACACCCGGCATCCGAAATTCCATGACGTCGCTCAAAGGGagagaaaatggaaaaaaatcgCCCACCGCCTGGCAACTAATATGGACAACTGCATGGCAGCCTGGTCAGAGCTGCGCTATAAATATCAGCGCCATGTTCATCGTCTAAGGGCCTTTCATCGCAGTGCCATCCAAAGCGATCAGGCGGCCCTGCGTCCTTGGCGTCCTTGCATGCAATACGAGGAGGAGATGCGCTTCCTGTATCCCCATGTGTCCAGATACCCACTGATTGTCGACAAGGCCCAGCCGACAGAGATTATTGAAACAGAGCAGGTGGTTGAGCGTGAAACCCTGCCCGATGTGGAGTTGGTGGAGGTTCCGCCAGTTGACATCATAGATGTTGATCTCGAGGAGGACCCCACCTATAACTACCGTTGCAGCAAGTTACAGCGTCGCCTCATAGAGGCAGTCAATGCCTATCCCCTTCTGTACGATACCACGTATACGGGCTATCAGAACACACGACATCGCGGCCTAATCTGGAGTGCCATTTCCAACGAAGTCCATGACAAAGCCACCAAGCTGATGAAGTGCTGGCTAAAGCTGCAGACTCGCTACGAATGGGAGTTAATCCATCGCCCACGTCATATCGGCACTTCGGAGCTGTGCCGGTTGATGGACTTTATGGAACCGCACATACAGCGCATGCGCGGCACCGTATGCAAGGCTTCCAAGTACCTGCAAAACGGTTGGCACGAGCCCATCGAGCACTTCCACAGCGTGGTGGCGCTGATCAACACGATGCGCAACATGCCAGAACTAGTTCAGCTGACGGAGGACTCACTGTACAAAAAGGTGAAACCCCCGCGCTACGACGAGTTCTGGCAGAAGGTCGGCATGGAAGTGATGAGCGGTCACGAGCGCTGCGAGGTCAcctggctgctgctgcgcgcCTTTTACCACGAATTACAGGCCATGCGCTTATCTGGCTATCAGCTGCAAGACAAGTGGTTCTTTGAGGGCTCCATAAGTCAAGCCCTAACGCACGTTGCCTCTCATTCCACGGCCCGTCCCGCACTAAAGCGCACTGCCAACGGCGCCATAACATTGGCGGGGGAACCTCCGGCCAAAACACAGGCGCTGGCACGTATGCCATTGGCTATTGTCTATCCGCCCACCACAAAAGGCAGCAGCACAAGCATTTCTAACAGTGCAAGCACTGCCACAAGCATTGGCCCCACCTTCCCCAATGTCAGGAGGTCCTCTGGGCCAGCCATTAACAACACATCCGCCGCCGCAACCAACAACGTCAGTTCGAGTGTATCGACCGATCAAGTTCATCCCACGTTTGTGATTCCCAAGATCACGTCCGCCACCAGTGTGAGCTCGGCAAATAAGATACCCCTAAAGCTTTCGCCCAACGTACGAATTTCGTCCAAGGCGGCGGGAGCTATGGGAACGGGCGTGTCCCCCATTGTCACCACCAATCAGATGGCGGGCTTAAACGCAAAGCCGCCTGAAGTGCGTCCACAGATCCCACAGATTCCTGGCTTACAGGTTAAGCTCCATACGAAGACTCAAATGCCCGGTATCCCTCAAATGGCACCAGTAGTCCCCCGCACTGTAATTCGAACGACGACTCCAACCAATCCAGCTCAAACTCAAGACAGGGTATACGGAGGGCCAGTATCGCCACTGGGAGAACTGCTCAGCGGAACGCTTAGGCCACAAAATCCATCGTCAATACGTTCACCAGCTCCGCAACATACACTGCCCAATTTTGTACCCATAACAACACCATCGAATATTACTGCTAAAAGCAATCTGCCAACACCCACTGCAGCTCCTATGGTACAAATACACCAGCCGGGATTGAAATGCGCTTGGGATGGCAAGAGCAATAGCGTTCCGTTTAGCAAGCCAATGGGATCACTGTCAACCACATCTTCGCCTGCAGCTGCTCCTATTGCACCAACTGGGGAACCAGCGAGAGCAAAAACAATACCAACAAAGTCCAAATTGCCAGCAACAACACTAGGAAACCCCAAAAAATATCAACCAATCGTACCGGCAGCAGTACCTACAGCAACCAGGATGGCTAAACCTGCAGCAGAACCAGCAACTGAGCTACTTGTACCTACGCCACCAACCGCCACTGGACAAACAACTCGAGACATACGTAAAACAGCATTATTTCCTACATCTGCAACACAAGCTGCATCTGACAAATATGCCACAATACGGGGCACATTAGCAAGCCAGGCTAAATCTGTGGGAGCAGCACTAGAAACAGTGGACATGGATAACATATCAGCACCAGTGGCGACACCAGCCAAATTGCCGACTGTACCCAAGGCAACAACAGCATCACAGCCAGCTAAGGAAGCAACTGCAGCCGGATCCGCATCTCTTGGCAGTCAGCCGGAGAACTTGCCGCTCGGCGACATAACCGTGTGTCTGCACGAGAATGCCACCACTGGGAATGTATTGCAAATTTGGTGCTGCAACCAGGCTACTCGGTATAATCTTAATATGGTTAGGACGGCGACGCTGATCCGCGAGGTGATGGCTGTGCCGCAGCTGCACAACGATAATCCACAGTTGGCGGCCAAGTGTGTTGAGTTCTGGCAGGCTATCGCCAAGAAGTTTCACATGCCAG AGGAAGCTTTGCGCGCATGCTGGACATTTTTGGCGAGCAACATGAGTGTGTTCCCCATGATTGCGCCGATGTCGGAACTGATGCGCCCGTTTAAGGCCAGCGTAAAAGTGTGGGAAAAATCGAATCGCTTGTTTGGCAAATTTGACGAGATAGCGCTAAAGTACCAGTGGTTGAAGCACAAGGACGTGTTGCCGGCAGTAATACGCTTCTTCGCGAATCACGAGCATCTCTACTGCGATTTGCGCAAGCCGCGACCTGGCGAATATGCTCAAGCTCCGCCCCAGTTAACGAATCTGGAGAAGCAGGAGGTGTGGCGGGAGGCCCGCCTTAAATTCCCAAATC TCAATCATCGGGATATTTGGTCAATGTTTAAGTTCGCCTTCCGCACATACCTGGATGATCTAGAGCGCGGCATCGAAAATCCCTGGCCACATAACTGGTGGCAGGCACTGGAGCAACTCAGGTTTCTGGTCAATGTGCGCTACCATCCGCTCGAGCCCTACTACTATATAGTTCACAACAAGATGTCTGAGGAGGTGAAGCGCTGCAGCATGTACGAGGCTCTAACGTCCTCCGATCCTACCGATAAGACCAAATCCGCACCGACCAGCCTTTTAACGGGCCTTACCAAAGAACCCATGCCATGGGAGACGGAGGAGGCCAAGCGCCTGCTTACCGGCAAGTTGAATAGCGTGAGAAGTGTTGCTACGCTCACTCAAATTACTCCAGCTCCGGCTCCGGCTTCGGCACCCGATGCCCAACCTATTCCTGTACCTGATGGCGTTTCCGTGCCCAAAGAAACAAGCGAAAGCAAGCCAGCGTCAAACGCCACCGTCAAGTCTCATAAAGACAAGAATATCTCGACCGCCCGAAAGCGGTGGACCCCAGCGAGAAATGTCACCTGTCACAATCTATCCCCCATTGAGGCGTTTGAGTTGTGTAAGAAACTACGTAGCCAACCAAATACCTACGAGCAGGCGAGCACTCTGGACAAGCGAACCGCCTGGGTTCGCGTATCAAAGGAGTTGAATGCCACAG TGACCGACTGCCGCCTTGGTCTGCAGTACGCTCTGCGCGAGATGCGCAATCTGAAGATCGCCGATCCAAACAATCAATGTACAATGGGCCACAAGTACTTGCACCACATGTCGGAGATCTATAAGCAGGTGAAGCCGAACGCCCAGCTGACAATCCGCACGCCACAGCAGCTCAACCAGTTAAACAAATCGCTTGCGAAGAACACTCAGGAAGTTAAACCGCAGGAGTTCCTGCCTGAGATCAATTTTTCCACCTGCAGTCCGGATCTCGTGGTGAAGAACTGGACCTACGCCGTCGGTAACTTGTCGACGGCCAGTCAGGATGCACTGCTTGGCAAGATGACGGAGCTGTTCTCTAAATACGCCAAGAAGGTAAATCCGCCACCGCCTTAG